One segment of Acidobacteriota bacterium DNA contains the following:
- a CDS encoding group 1 glycosyl transferase — RGKCSYKMLLYMSSGVPVVVSPVGMNADVLTLGPVGLGPRTDREWTDALVDLATNADWRLRAGVIGREIVLHHFEREQVAAQLAGVLRGAARSRAA; from the coding sequence AACGCGGCAAGTGCAGCTACAAGATGCTTCTCTACATGTCCAGTGGCGTTCCCGTGGTCGTCTCGCCGGTCGGGATGAACGCAGATGTCCTGACCCTCGGTCCCGTCGGCCTCGGACCGCGTACGGACCGTGAGTGGACGGACGCTCTGGTGGATCTCGCGACAAACGCCGACTGGCGCCTGCGGGCTGGGGTGATCGGTCGTGAGATCGTCCTTCACCACTTCGAACGCGAACAGGTCGCGGCCCAGCTTGCCGGGGTGCTCCGTGGTGCGGCCCGCTCGCGCGCAGCGTAG